One window of the Chitinophaga niabensis genome contains the following:
- a CDS encoding FecR family protein — MEPINVEQLIINHLQSPEDAAALAELNAWLEKAPQNRTYFDQYRQIWDLSPEAAVFTEVDVKAATARFKARLPQTKIRWLRIAAAAAIITAVTGTWYWMAQRPSTQYLAKTTTITIDSVMLEDGSRIVLNKHSRIKYNHRKVQLEYGEAFFDVVSDPSEPFVAYTGGAEVKVLGTSFNLAILQENVKLFVLTGAVNFGTAGSNSPKLVTAGKGATYVTGDTAVQLKDRTDYNEVSWRTGELRFIDTPMDEVCEILSEHYQVKVIMENKNRAQLNLNANFSKRTLDEVLQTLSALYDYHYEKRGDTIFIR; from the coding sequence ATGGAACCGATCAATGTAGAACAGCTTATCATCAATCACCTGCAGTCGCCGGAAGACGCTGCTGCGCTGGCTGAATTGAATGCCTGGCTGGAAAAGGCCCCGCAGAACAGAACCTATTTTGATCAATACCGTCAGATCTGGGACTTATCTCCCGAAGCCGCTGTTTTTACGGAAGTAGATGTAAAAGCGGCCACCGCAAGGTTCAAAGCACGGCTCCCGCAAACAAAGATCCGTTGGCTGAGGATTGCAGCTGCAGCAGCTATCATTACAGCTGTAACCGGCACATGGTACTGGATGGCCCAACGCCCGTCTACCCAATATCTTGCCAAAACCACCACCATCACCATTGATTCCGTGATGCTGGAAGATGGCAGCAGGATCGTATTAAATAAACATTCCCGGATCAAATACAACCACCGTAAAGTACAACTGGAATATGGGGAAGCCTTTTTTGATGTGGTATCAGATCCTTCCGAACCTTTTGTAGCCTATACCGGCGGTGCGGAAGTAAAAGTACTGGGCACCTCTTTCAACCTGGCCATTTTGCAGGAGAATGTAAAATTATTTGTGCTAACAGGCGCCGTAAACTTTGGTACAGCAGGTTCCAATTCACCTAAACTGGTAACTGCCGGCAAAGGGGCCACTTATGTAACCGGCGACACTGCCGTACAACTAAAAGACAGGACAGACTATAACGAAGTATCATGGCGCACAGGTGAACTGCGTTTCATAGATACACCAATGGATGAAGTATGCGAAATACTCTCCGAACATTACCAGGTAAAAGTGATCATGGAAAATAAGAACCGTGCACAGTTGAACCTGAATGCCAACTTCAGCAAACGCACACTGGATGAAGTGTTGCAAACGCTGAGCGCTTTGTATGATTATCATTACGAAAAAAGGGGAGATACTATTTTCATCCGCTAG
- a CDS encoding SusC/RagA family TonB-linked outer membrane protein gives MTSQIYKSTNHRWRRVSCQLLLALTLGTVPVHAQDTFALNRKVSVHAKKTPISHVLEDLEKQTNLNFVYDGAQLDRSSTITLNADNRSLKDVLNALFPKGSEYRVVGNQLVVKKGPLPTAVPVVVQQKNIRIAGNVVLRDNKGDLQMMQGVNVRVKGQAAGTVTNTAGQFEITAPENGTLVFSFIGYKQKEVSINGRSSMKITLEEDISKIQEVVVTGIFERPKESFTGSAATYSGQQLKTVGNQNVIQSLRSLDPAFSVFENNRFGSNPNVMPDMEIQGRTNILGLKEQLGADLNLPLFILDGFPVPLQTIMDLDINRVENLTLLKDAASTAIYGSRAANGVIVIETKKPKAGELRVTYTNDNQFSVPDLRDYNLMNAAEKLEFERLSGRYTLEYAFRYFYDAQIALDNLYNEKLAEVKRGVDTYWMNEPLRKGFSNSHSLYLEGGDNQMRYGVGVNYKKINGVMKGSSRDVGGGNIKLIYRKGKLSFQNNLSLNFFTANESPYGNFSNFSRANPYYRKRNPDGSIPRILETAYTRTGTLNYIVNNPLWDAMLPNSDVTKNFNVINNFQAEWAIRYDLRFRARFGVNRTTEEREEFTSALHSRYIQTPLLERGAYNNNSKENLRLDGDVSFTFGRVFAEKHMVNAVAGWSFSDDQRTGKGYSAVGFPDYITSPAFAASYAPNSKPVSNEATARSTSFFLQGGYSYDNRFLVDYSYRIDGASNYGVNKLFTNTWSLGAAWNLHEEAFFRKDIFNLLKIRASIGNPGNENGIAYQSFTTFNYNTANQNYFGIGANIASFGNPDLDWQKTIKKTIGIDGVVKERLRFNFDYVLQNADPLVAVISLPASVGSSVYTTNIGAQTSKGFNFIVSFSPIYLPKQGINWSISVSGKQERAHYENIGNKLDVMNKLNQSKNLDRYYDMGSPTALWAVRSQGIDPGSGREVFVKKDGTLTFQYDYADEVVVGDSRPDLDGVLGTTLYYKGFNLGGYIRYRMGGDEFNTALYNKVENINMEGLKINQDKRALYDRWKKAGDRSRFKSIGLQDQTNISSRFVQEENTFAGESINLGYEFPNRLVQKWRLSYVKITGYMNDIFRISSIKRERGIDYPFANMLSLSLSVGF, from the coding sequence ATGACATCACAAATCTACAAATCAACCAACCACCGGTGGCGGAGAGTTTCCTGTCAACTGTTGCTGGCCCTCACTTTGGGAACAGTGCCAGTGCATGCACAGGATACTTTTGCGCTGAACCGGAAAGTATCTGTTCATGCAAAAAAAACACCGATCTCCCATGTACTGGAAGATCTCGAAAAACAAACCAATCTCAACTTTGTGTACGATGGCGCACAACTGGACCGTTCATCTACCATCACACTCAATGCAGACAACAGATCGCTTAAAGATGTATTGAATGCACTCTTCCCAAAAGGTTCCGAGTACCGCGTAGTGGGTAACCAGCTCGTGGTAAAAAAAGGTCCCCTTCCCACAGCAGTCCCTGTTGTAGTGCAACAGAAAAACATCCGCATTGCAGGAAATGTAGTGCTGCGCGATAACAAAGGAGACCTACAAATGATGCAGGGGGTGAACGTTCGGGTAAAAGGACAGGCCGCAGGAACCGTTACCAATACTGCCGGACAGTTTGAGATCACTGCACCTGAAAATGGCACCCTGGTATTCAGCTTCATAGGTTACAAGCAAAAAGAAGTAAGCATCAATGGCCGCAGCAGTATGAAAATAACACTGGAAGAAGATATCTCCAAGATCCAGGAAGTAGTAGTGACCGGCATCTTTGAACGCCCGAAAGAAAGCTTCACAGGTTCTGCCGCCACCTATTCCGGCCAGCAACTGAAAACAGTAGGTAACCAGAATGTGATCCAAAGCCTGCGCAGCCTGGACCCCGCTTTCAGTGTGTTTGAGAACAACCGCTTCGGCTCCAATCCCAACGTAATGCCGGATATGGAAATACAGGGCAGAACAAATATCCTGGGCCTGAAAGAACAGCTGGGTGCAGATCTCAACCTTCCCTTATTCATATTGGATGGTTTCCCCGTTCCCCTGCAAACCATTATGGACCTGGACATCAACCGCGTGGAGAATCTCACCTTATTAAAGGATGCCGCCTCCACCGCCATCTATGGTTCCCGTGCTGCCAATGGTGTGATAGTTATCGAAACCAAAAAACCGAAAGCCGGTGAATTAAGAGTTACCTATACAAACGACAATCAATTTTCCGTACCCGATCTCCGCGATTATAACCTGATGAATGCCGCTGAAAAGCTGGAATTTGAAAGGCTCTCCGGAAGATATACATTGGAATATGCATTCCGTTATTTTTATGATGCGCAGATAGCGCTCGATAACCTCTACAACGAAAAACTGGCAGAAGTAAAACGCGGGGTGGACACCTACTGGATGAATGAACCATTGAGAAAAGGTTTCAGCAACAGCCATTCTCTCTACCTGGAAGGCGGCGACAACCAGATGCGTTATGGTGTTGGTGTCAACTATAAAAAGATCAATGGGGTCATGAAAGGTTCTTCCCGTGATGTGGGAGGCGGTAATATCAAACTGATCTACCGCAAAGGAAAACTCTCTTTCCAGAATAATCTTTCGCTCAACTTCTTTACAGCAAACGAATCTCCTTACGGCAATTTCTCTAATTTCTCCCGCGCAAACCCTTACTACCGCAAAAGAAATCCGGATGGCAGTATTCCAAGGATCCTGGAAACAGCCTATACCAGAACAGGCACCCTCAATTACATCGTGAACAACCCTTTATGGGATGCGATGCTACCCAATAGTGATGTAACGAAGAACTTCAATGTGATCAATAACTTCCAGGCAGAATGGGCCATCCGCTATGATCTTCGCTTCCGGGCAAGGTTTGGCGTGAACCGTACTACAGAGGAACGTGAAGAATTCACTTCCGCCCTGCATTCCAGATACATCCAGACTCCCTTACTGGAAAGAGGGGCTTATAACAACAACAGTAAAGAGAACCTCCGTTTGGATGGGGATGTCAGTTTCACTTTTGGCCGCGTCTTCGCAGAAAAACATATGGTGAACGCTGTGGCAGGATGGTCTTTCAGTGATGATCAAAGAACAGGGAAAGGTTATTCTGCTGTGGGTTTCCCGGATTATATCACCTCTCCCGCATTCGCTGCTTCCTATGCACCCAACAGCAAACCCGTTTCCAATGAAGCCACTGCACGCAGCACCAGTTTCTTCCTGCAAGGTGGTTACAGCTATGATAATCGCTTTTTAGTGGATTACAGTTACCGGATAGATGGAGCTTCCAATTACGGCGTGAATAAACTCTTCACCAATACCTGGTCATTAGGTGCCGCCTGGAACTTACATGAAGAGGCCTTCTTTCGCAAAGACATTTTCAACCTGCTGAAGATCCGGGCCAGTATCGGTAACCCGGGTAATGAAAACGGCATCGCCTACCAGTCTTTCACCACCTTTAATTATAATACCGCCAATCAGAACTACTTCGGGATAGGGGCTAATATTGCTTCCTTCGGAAACCCTGATCTGGACTGGCAAAAAACGATCAAGAAAACCATTGGTATAGACGGTGTGGTGAAAGAACGTTTACGTTTCAACTTCGATTATGTATTACAGAATGCTGACCCGCTGGTAGCGGTGATCAGTCTTCCTGCATCTGTAGGTTCTTCCGTCTATACCACTAACATCGGTGCACAAACCAGCAAAGGTTTCAACTTCATCGTGTCCTTCTCTCCTATCTATTTACCCAAACAGGGCATTAACTGGAGCATCAGCGTAAGCGGTAAACAGGAAAGAGCACACTATGAAAACATCGGCAACAAACTGGATGTGATGAACAAATTAAATCAATCCAAAAACCTGGACCGCTATTATGATATGGGCAGCCCTACTGCTTTGTGGGCAGTGAGATCACAGGGCATCGATCCCGGCAGCGGAAGGGAAGTGTTTGTAAAAAAAGATGGTACCCTCACCTTTCAATATGATTATGCAGACGAAGTGGTAGTAGGAGATTCCCGTCCGGACCTGGATGGCGTGTTAGGTACAACGCTGTATTACAAAGGATTTAACCTGGGCGGTTATATCCGTTACCGGATGGGTGGAGACGAATTCAATACCGCCTTATATAATAAAGTAGAGAATATCAATATGGAAGGATTGAAGATCAACCAGGATAAACGTGCTTTATATGACCGCTGGAAAAAAGCAGGAGACAGGTCCCGCTTCAAAAGTATCGGCCTGCAGGACCAGACGAACATCAGCTCCCGTTTTGTACAGGAAGAAAACACCTTTGCAGGGGAATCCATCAACCTGGGTTATGAATTTCCCAACCGTCTTGTACAAAAATGGCGCCTCTCCTATGTAAAGATCACTGGTTACATGAACGACATCTTCCGCATTTCCTCCATCAAACGGGAAAGAGGTATTGATTACCCATTCGCGAATATGCTGTCTCTCTCCTTATCAGTAGGGTTCTAA
- a CDS encoding RagB/SusD family nutrient uptake outer membrane protein, translating into MKKHFLYTLMLAALFSATSCKKWLSVQPRDKVSEQKLFDTEQGFYNALNSVYLDMNLKDTYGGQMSMEMIEVMGQQYNILTDHRLQAINNYNFAHDSAKARIAMVWRGNYTRIANVNKILAVIDERKHIFSNGDNYSHVKGESFALRAFLHFDMLRLFGPVYAVDSLKQSIPYVDDFTSKFQELIPANAAIDKVLKDLDSAEMYLRKDPIIASGPMFSGNPDGGSQFWRFRTLRMNYYAAIAMKARVHLYRRNKTAALESAKTVIAAQEGRFPWINKDYILTNKINPNRIFHTEMLFGLHDIKLADKQKNYFDPVLEARSILAPLPARLAATYENNNTADYRNNVAIWAIPGNGIKDYRCFFKFSDIEHKDSLYRNIIPLIRISEMYYIAAETETDKTLAFGYLNTVRKNRGLLDVPLTATIATEIRNEYKREFYGEGQLFFYYKRLNTTSIPSGNSSTANVAMTVGKYCPPLPDDEIRYRD; encoded by the coding sequence ATGAAAAAACATTTTCTTTATACCCTTATGCTGGCGGCATTGTTCTCTGCCACATCCTGCAAAAAATGGCTGAGTGTACAACCGCGGGATAAGGTATCCGAACAAAAACTGTTTGATACCGAACAGGGTTTCTACAATGCCCTGAATTCCGTTTACCTGGATATGAACCTTAAGGATACCTATGGCGGCCAGATGAGCATGGAAATGATAGAGGTGATGGGGCAGCAATACAACATCCTAACAGACCACAGGCTCCAGGCCATCAACAACTACAACTTTGCTCACGACTCTGCCAAAGCCAGGATCGCTATGGTATGGCGCGGCAACTATACAAGGATCGCTAATGTGAATAAGATCCTGGCTGTGATCGATGAACGTAAACATATCTTCAGCAATGGGGACAACTACAGCCATGTAAAAGGAGAATCCTTTGCCCTCCGTGCTTTCCTCCATTTCGATATGTTACGCCTCTTTGGTCCTGTTTACGCAGTGGATTCACTTAAACAAAGCATTCCCTATGTGGATGATTTCACTTCTAAGTTCCAGGAACTAATACCAGCCAATGCAGCCATAGACAAAGTGCTGAAAGACCTCGATTCTGCTGAAATGTACCTGCGTAAAGATCCCATCATTGCCAGTGGCCCCATGTTCTCCGGTAACCCGGATGGCGGCTCCCAGTTCTGGCGCTTCCGCACCCTGCGCATGAACTACTATGCTGCCATTGCCATGAAAGCCAGGGTACACTTGTACCGCAGGAATAAAACAGCCGCACTTGAAAGTGCCAAAACAGTGATTGCCGCACAGGAAGGAAGGTTCCCCTGGATCAACAAGGATTACATCCTCACCAATAAGATCAATCCCAACCGCATCTTCCACACAGAAATGCTCTTTGGCCTGCATGATATTAAACTCGCTGATAAACAAAAGAACTACTTCGATCCCGTTCTGGAAGCCAGGAGTATACTGGCGCCACTCCCGGCAAGATTAGCTGCCACTTACGAAAATAACAACACGGCAGATTACCGGAATAATGTGGCCATATGGGCTATTCCCGGCAATGGTATCAAAGACTACCGCTGCTTCTTTAAGTTCTCGGATATAGAACATAAAGACTCCCTCTACCGCAATATCATTCCATTGATCCGCATCAGTGAAATGTATTACATCGCCGCAGAAACAGAAACAGATAAAACACTGGCTTTCGGATACCTGAACACCGTTCGCAAGAACCGCGGATTGTTAGATGTACCGCTCACCGCAACGATCGCTACAGAAATAAGGAATGAATACAAACGGGAGTTTTATGGAGAAGGGCAGCTCTTCTTTTACTACAAACGCCTGAACACAACTTCCATTCCATCCGGCAATAGCAGCACTGCGAATGTTGCCATGACGGTGGGTAAATACTGCCCGCCATTACCAGACGATGAGATCCGATACAGAGATTAA
- a CDS encoding DUF4843 domain-containing protein, with product MKKNILYLILLLTASCQRSEIPFYSGTAGIYFEIYKEPTPGIYLRVDSSVLTFAYHPDKTDSIFTLVIKVKGDTVSTDRQFRIKVIDTAANAAKPGIHYEAFPTTAVVPAGKALMVLPIKFLKHPDMQVKTFALCVQLLENENFKTDLPQLYVPDTKKYISATVHTVLVDDALARPKYWLDGYLGPYSRKKYVLLCQLLDIPVTTLNNTISVGTVKYYGNFMKTWLADEAAAGRIVYEDDGSVMKMGDGL from the coding sequence ATGAAAAAAAATATTCTTTACCTCATCCTCCTTTTAACAGCTTCCTGTCAAAGGTCTGAAATACCATTTTACAGTGGTACTGCCGGCATTTATTTTGAAATATACAAAGAACCAACACCAGGCATTTATTTACGTGTAGATTCTTCCGTTCTGACCTTTGCTTATCATCCAGATAAAACGGACAGCATTTTCACCCTCGTCATCAAGGTGAAAGGAGATACGGTTTCAACAGACAGGCAGTTCCGCATCAAAGTGATCGATACTGCCGCCAATGCTGCAAAGCCAGGCATTCATTATGAAGCATTTCCCACAACCGCAGTTGTACCTGCCGGAAAAGCACTGATGGTGTTACCCATAAAATTCCTGAAACATCCGGATATGCAGGTGAAAACATTTGCCCTCTGCGTTCAGTTACTGGAAAATGAAAATTTCAAAACAGACCTGCCGCAATTGTATGTTCCGGATACAAAAAAATATATCAGCGCCACTGTGCACACTGTTCTTGTAGATGATGCGCTGGCAAGACCCAAATACTGGCTGGATGGTTACCTGGGCCCATACTCCCGCAAAAAGTATGTACTCCTCTGCCAACTGCTGGATATTCCCGTAACTACATTGAACAATACCATCTCTGTAGGTACCGTAAAATACTACGGCAATTTCATGAAAACCTGGCTGGCAGACGAAGCCGCAGCAGGCAGGATCGTGTATGAAGATGATGGTTCCGTGATGAAAATGGGAGACGGGCTTTGA
- a CDS encoding PKD-like family lipoprotein, with protein MKKILFVLAAALITGCYKDLGNYSYKEINDIAISNIAPQYTMMFKDTLRIKPKLDFLLDKADTGRYAYEWIIFFLDDVGENNNKLIATTRDLEYEVTAKVGKYKAWLRVKDNSTGVQYKSEFRLTIQSKVYEGWLVLSDVNGMARIDMVSVLPPPIGETMITDLLTFTNSGLAPQKGPRAIKLMNDAFKSKTALYFLTDDGANKLSADDFTWQTTGAIRYEMLGPPPAGFAPRLMDVAYGMYCMMSDDQLYIQYPVSGLGYGVPQNKMAGVSTPVKLAPFIGKANSSISNWVVFYDVERRWFVRLDGSRDAGVDSIPTPANALLSYKTGKDLVYMQNAAFNLNDIFTILKDPGQPIYYLFRMAVDGYPSVFRQNQFTKIDQSTGDIAHAQHFAVGHELGYVLYAVGSKIYEYDINYNTHHLMADLGTEVISRLKVINVGTSKPEYKEYTNGLLVGSYDPAGPSGKNGKLRVYKMPPRNEPFQLYKLYTGFGKVIDMEYRTR; from the coding sequence ATGAAGAAAATACTTTTCGTTCTGGCAGCCGCGCTGATAACAGGCTGTTATAAAGACCTCGGGAATTATTCCTATAAAGAGATCAACGATATTGCCATCAGCAATATAGCTCCTCAATACACCATGATGTTCAAGGATACACTGCGTATCAAACCAAAGCTGGACTTCCTGCTGGACAAAGCAGATACCGGCAGGTATGCATACGAATGGATCATCTTTTTCCTGGACGATGTTGGTGAAAATAATAATAAGCTGATCGCAACTACCAGGGACCTCGAATATGAGGTCACTGCCAAAGTAGGGAAATACAAAGCATGGTTACGCGTGAAGGATAATTCTACCGGTGTGCAATACAAAAGTGAATTCAGACTGACCATACAATCCAAAGTCTATGAAGGCTGGCTGGTATTAAGTGATGTAAATGGAATGGCACGGATAGACATGGTGAGTGTATTACCGCCACCCATCGGAGAAACCATGATCACAGACCTGCTCACATTTACCAACTCCGGCCTTGCACCACAAAAGGGGCCCCGTGCTATCAAACTGATGAATGATGCTTTCAAATCCAAAACCGCCCTTTATTTTTTAACAGATGATGGTGCCAATAAATTAAGCGCGGATGATTTCACCTGGCAAACCACCGGTGCTATTCGTTATGAAATGCTGGGCCCGCCACCCGCTGGTTTTGCACCAAGACTAATGGATGTTGCTTATGGTATGTATTGCATGATGTCAGATGATCAGTTGTATATACAATATCCCGTTTCAGGGTTGGGGTATGGCGTTCCGCAAAATAAAATGGCGGGTGTAAGCACGCCTGTTAAACTCGCTCCTTTCATCGGTAAGGCCAATTCCTCGATCTCCAACTGGGTGGTGTTCTACGATGTGGAAAGAAGATGGTTCGTAAGGCTGGATGGCTCAAGAGATGCAGGTGTGGATTCTATCCCCACTCCTGCCAATGCACTGCTCAGCTATAAAACAGGCAAAGACCTGGTATACATGCAGAACGCTGCTTTTAACCTGAACGACATTTTCACCATTCTTAAGGATCCCGGCCAGCCCATATATTACCTGTTCCGCATGGCTGTTGACGGATACCCCAGCGTATTCCGCCAGAACCAGTTCACTAAGATCGATCAAAGTACCGGCGATATTGCCCATGCACAACACTTTGCAGTGGGTCATGAACTGGGTTATGTATTATATGCAGTGGGTAGTAAGATCTATGAATATGATATCAATTATAATACCCATCACCTGATGGCAGACCTTGGAACGGAAGTGATCAGCCGCCTGAAAGTGATCAACGTGGGAACTTCCAAACCGGAATACAAAGAATATACAAATGGCCTGCTCGTAGGTTCTTATGATCCCGCAGGCCCTTCAGGTAAAAATGGGAAACTGCGGGTATACAAAATGCCGCCACGCAATGAGCCCTTCCAATTGTATAAATTATACACCGGCTTTGGAAAAGTAATAGACATGGAATATCGCACAAGGTGA
- a CDS encoding DUF1573 domain-containing protein has product MYLKRQVLFLAFLCAFGCNSATQDANTSKPIPDSLIVHTGTFEKALKEAGASSKHLVTILSKKDCPPCEILQEYVKKDFAIRRYANDYLFYLFEEGSSSNWLNQCFYITASPTAIIFSPKGELETIISGARKDIFPKVLEAVISKDTGAMYSGSRTRADIEGAALISVVRKSYQAQQYEKDTSFTAALEQAHAQYPYFYNAYQLSKRYALQGDSVKARLFAEKALAHNSPPELMLYQSLRNEMKTLLHPDYDATKEPHITFAHNHLDLGAFPVQQKKEIVFTLKNTGHKPLRLKDVIVSCSCLSVEWPRKNIPPGSSGEIKATYNISKAGSFNQYAYVISNAVNSAELLTIKGRVN; this is encoded by the coding sequence ATGTATCTAAAAAGACAAGTGCTCTTTCTGGCCTTTCTGTGCGCATTCGGCTGCAATTCCGCCACACAGGATGCCAACACATCAAAGCCTATCCCCGATTCATTAATCGTCCATACCGGCACATTTGAAAAAGCCCTGAAAGAAGCCGGCGCATCATCCAAACACCTGGTAACCATCCTCAGTAAAAAAGATTGTCCGCCTTGTGAGATATTGCAGGAATACGTGAAAAAAGATTTCGCCATACGCCGTTATGCGAATGATTATCTCTTTTATCTTTTTGAAGAAGGATCGTCATCCAACTGGCTCAATCAGTGTTTTTACATCACTGCCAGTCCCACCGCCATTATTTTTTCTCCGAAGGGAGAACTGGAAACGATCATCAGCGGTGCCAGGAAAGACATCTTCCCTAAAGTACTGGAAGCTGTGATCAGCAAGGATACAGGTGCTATGTATTCTGGCAGCAGAACACGTGCTGACATTGAAGGCGCAGCACTTATCAGTGTAGTCCGCAAAAGTTACCAGGCGCAGCAATATGAGAAAGACACTTCATTCACAGCAGCACTGGAACAGGCGCATGCACAATACCCTTATTTCTACAATGCTTATCAGCTCAGCAAACGTTATGCTTTACAGGGAGATTCAGTCAAAGCCAGGCTGTTCGCAGAAAAAGCACTGGCCCACAACAGTCCGCCGGAGCTAATGTTGTACCAGTCTCTGAGAAATGAGATGAAAACCCTCCTGCATCCGGACTATGATGCCACTAAAGAACCCCATATCACCTTCGCTCATAATCACCTGGACCTGGGCGCTTTTCCTGTTCAGCAAAAAAAAGAGATCGTGTTCACTTTAAAAAACACCGGTCATAAACCCCTCCGGCTGAAAGATGTGATCGTTTCCTGTTCCTGCCTTTCCGTAGAGTGGCCAAGGAAAAATATCCCGCCTGGAAGCTCAGGTGAAATAAAAGCCACCTATAACATCAGTAAAGCAGGCAGTTTTAATCAATATGCCTATGTGATCTCAAATGCAGTCAACAGTGCCGAACTGCTTACCATCAAAGGACGCGTCAACTAG
- a CDS encoding carbohydrate-binding module family 14 protein, producing MKKLLAVFIFALFALGAGNSRAEWPCDDPETPPGYIFPDPDDCTGFIVCVGDLPYYGQCPPGTVFYPALQQCDFPGKPGDPCGEGISL from the coding sequence ATGAAAAAACTACTAGCTGTTTTCATTTTTGCACTCTTTGCATTGGGTGCCGGAAACTCAAGAGCGGAATGGCCTTGCGACGATCCTGAAACCCCTCCGGGATACATTTTCCCTGATCCTGATGATTGTACCGGCTTTATTGTATGTGTGGGAGATCTTCCCTATTATGGTCAATGCCCTCCAGGCACTGTATTCTATCCGGCATTGCAGCAATGCGACTTCCCAGGCAAGCCTGGTGACCCTTGCGGAGAAGGAATAAGCCTGTAA